A stretch of Abyssogena phaseoliformis symbiont OG214 DNA encodes these proteins:
- a CDS encoding MBL fold metallo-hydrolase — translation MPFDHTGGNENMGKADVIIVAHDEVRKRMSHDNFIKAFNKKIPTSPKVALPIITFNDSITFHLNNQEIQVIHQDNSHTDGDSIVFFKTANVVHMGDIFFNGLYPFIDASSGGSVEGMISNVNQGLSQV, via the coding sequence TTGCCATTTGACCATACAGGCGGCAATGAAAACATGGGCAAGGCGGACGTTATTATTGTGGCGCACGACGAGGTGCGCAAGCGCATGAGCCATGATAATTTTATTAAGGCTTTTAATAAAAAAATACCTACCTCTCCCAAGGTTGCTTTGCCTATCATTACCTTTAATGACAGTATCACCTTTCATTTAAACAATCAAGAAATACAAGTAATACACCAAGATAATTCACATACCGATGGTGATAGCATTGTCTTTTTTAAAACTGCAAATGTTGTACACATGGGAGATATTTTCTTTAATGGTTTATATCCCTTTATCGATGCTTCAAGTGGTGGTAGTGTTGAAGGCATGATTAGCAATGTTAATCAGGGTTTAAGCCAAGTTTGA
- a CDS encoding DEAD/DEAH box helicase — protein sequence MSENKSGHKSPSKFECLGLSNTILKVLDSIGYETPSPIQEQCITHLLNGEDIIGQAQTGTGKTAAFALPLLDKIDLNLNAPQLLILTPTRELAIQVSEAVQTYARGMKGFHVLPIYGGQSYDIQLRPLKRGVHAIVGTPGRVMDHIKKGTLKLDNLKFFVLDEADEMLKMGFIDDIKWVMQRIPEQRQIALFSATMPSVIKKVAEQFLNQPKIVKIKTKTETATTITQKYCMVGGLSQKLEALTRILEVTTFDAMIIFVRTKTLTTELAEKLSARGFSAEAINGDIQQNQRERIITNYKKGKIDILIATDVAARGLDVERISHVVNYDIPQDAESYVHRIGRTGRAGRKGDAILFVSNRERRMLNTIERVTRQKITPIELPSAKIINAKRIETFKQNIAQTINNQNLDIFEKLVSEFQQENPEIETSKISAALAFIAQGNEPLLLSEKKLNFGSNQTPKEEKIIPAKADPLKDFPKIPMCRYKLEVGNNNNVKPGNILGAIANEADMDSEYIGSIQIFDHFSTIDLPDELPNEVFEVLKKTVVCGKRLNIVELTEKNNKATIGARMGRRNFGRGKFSKGKGNNRRNNKDYHGRKPKFSR from the coding sequence ATGTCTGAAAATAAATCTGGCCATAAGTCGCCATCTAAATTTGAATGTTTAGGATTGTCTAATACCATTTTGAAAGTATTGGATTCTATTGGCTACGAAACCCCTTCTCCCATTCAAGAGCAATGCATCACTCACTTACTAAATGGCGAAGACATTATCGGTCAAGCACAAACAGGTACAGGAAAAACAGCTGCTTTTGCCTTGCCATTACTAGACAAGATTGATCTTAATCTTAACGCACCACAATTATTAATCTTAACGCCCACCCGTGAACTTGCCATTCAAGTATCAGAAGCGGTACAAACCTATGCACGAGGCATGAAAGGTTTTCATGTGTTGCCTATTTATGGTGGGCAATCTTATGACATCCAACTAAGACCACTTAAACGTGGTGTGCACGCTATTGTTGGTACGCCTGGTCGGGTGATGGACCATATTAAAAAAGGCACTCTAAAACTAGACAACCTAAAATTCTTCGTACTAGATGAAGCTGATGAGATGCTTAAAATGGGTTTTATTGATGACATTAAATGGGTCATGCAACGCATTCCTGAACAACGACAAATTGCTCTTTTTTCTGCCACCATGCCAAGCGTTATCAAAAAAGTAGCTGAACAATTTTTAAACCAACCAAAAATTGTTAAGATAAAAACTAAGACAGAAACAGCAACCACCATTACCCAAAAATACTGCATGGTTGGTGGCTTATCACAAAAATTAGAAGCCTTAACTCGTATTCTTGAAGTCACTACCTTTGATGCGATGATTATTTTCGTTAGAACCAAAACACTCACGACAGAATTGGCAGAGAAATTATCTGCCCGTGGCTTTTCAGCAGAAGCCATTAACGGCGATATTCAACAAAACCAACGAGAGCGTATTATCACTAACTACAAAAAAGGCAAAATTGACATCCTTATTGCCACTGATGTTGCCGCCCGTGGTTTAGATGTAGAACGCATCTCGCACGTGGTTAATTACGACATTCCTCAAGATGCTGAATCTTACGTACACCGCATTGGCAGAACAGGACGCGCAGGCCGAAAAGGTGATGCAATTTTATTCGTATCAAACCGAGAAAGACGCATGCTTAATACCATTGAGCGCGTTACTCGCCAAAAAATCACGCCCATTGAGCTGCCTAGTGCAAAGATTATTAACGCCAAACGCATTGAAACATTCAAACAAAACATAGCACAAACCATCAACAATCAAAACTTAGACATATTTGAAAAATTAGTCAGTGAATTTCAGCAAGAAAACCCAGAAATTGAAACCTCAAAAATCTCTGCCGCCTTAGCATTTATTGCGCAAGGTAATGAACCGTTGCTGTTATCAGAAAAAAAGCTAAACTTTGGTAGCAATCAAACACCAAAAGAAGAAAAAATAATCCCTGCCAAGGCCGACCCACTAAAAGACTTTCCTAAAATTCCAATGTGTCGCTATAAGCTTGAAGTGGGCAATAATAATAATGTCAAGCCAGGTAATATTTTAGGTGCTATTGCCAATGAAGCTGACATGGACAGTGAATATATTGGCTCAATTCAAATTTTTGATCATTTCTCAACCATTGACTTACCAGATGAGCTGCCAAACGAGGTATTTGAGGTTTTAAAAAAGACCGTGGTTTGTGGCAAGCGCTTAAACATTGTCGAACTCACTGAAAAAAACAACAAGGCCACTATTGGAGCACGGATGGGAAGGCGTAATTTTGGTCGTGGAAAATTCTCCAAGGGTAAAGGCAACAATCGACGTAACAATAAAGACTATCACGGCAGAAAACCAAAATTTTCACGCTAA
- a CDS encoding porin family protein, with translation MQEFQQEIQVAERKKVLLGQDEKNTTYKLFGGYRINQNISVEGHYSNKLTYISDPNGDHYKAQSYGISAIYKIPFESITPFVKLSYHRWKYSENDDGNPTVNTTGNDLFFGLGASISLNEKIDFRIEAERFNYEDSEKEDIRTNLYSVGVVYKF, from the coding sequence ATGCAGGAATTTCAGCAGGAAATCCAAGTAGCAGAGAGGAAGAAGGTCTTATTAGGTCAGGATGAGAAGAATACAACCTATAAGTTATTTGGTGGTTATAGAATTAATCAAAATATCTCTGTTGAAGGTCATTATTCTAACAAATTGACCTATATTTCAGATCCTAACGGTGACCATTATAAAGCTCAGTCTTACGGCATATCAGCTATTTACAAAATACCATTTGAAAGTATTACTCCGTTTGTTAAATTGAGTTATCACAGATGGAAGTATTCAGAAAATGATGATGGAAATCCAACGGTTAATACTACTGGAAACGATTTATTCTTTGGTTTAGGTGCTTCAATTTCTTTGAATGAAAAAATTGATTTTAGAATTGAAGCAGAAAGGTTTAACTATGAAGATTCTGAGAAGGAGGATATAAGAACTAATTTGTATTCGGTGGGCGTTGTTTACAAATTTTAA
- a CDS encoding helix-turn-helix domain-containing protein: MKFSVASQYEAKIGPMENLKFRKSIHSKEHVSLRKFWKNKRKALGLSQRAFARKHNYDYSLISKIERGDRRLDSIETVQYCENLKVNPYELIDIILESLN, encoded by the coding sequence ATGAAATTTTCAGTTGCTTCTCAATATGAGGCTAAAATAGGTCCAATGGAAAATTTAAAATTCAGAAAATCTATACATTCTAAAGAACACGTTAGCCTTCGCAAATTTTGGAAAAACAAGCGAAAAGCGCTTGGTTTATCTCAACGAGCATTTGCTAGAAAGCATAATTATGACTATTCACTTATTAGCAAGATTGAGCGTGGTGATAGAAGGCTTGACAGTATTGAAACTGTTCAATATTGTGAAAACTTAAAAGTTAATCCTTATGAGTTAATTGATATTATTTTAGAAAGTTTGAATTGA
- a CDS encoding fructosamine kinase family protein, with translation MPIEVLIKQHLNQKITHKQSIGTGIFIAYKVKLDNHKTVFIKYQSSPNQQLIQQGKELQLLGKTITTPKVLGCCEHCLILEWINESFNPNLQSQAGIALAHLHQNTHDYFGFEMDNKIGQTDQFNATGGNITNWSEFYWKYRLLYQIELAFKNNLLNYDNYQQLLNIETKLLHLLDKSIKPALLHGDLWSGNLISGKNTPYFIDSASYYGHCEIDLALTFMFGGFSDDFYHAYHKINPSSAGFNHRKPLYMLYHYLNHLNMFGSEYHQNVMSCYHAL, from the coding sequence ATGCCTATCGAAGTCCTTATTAAGCAACACTTAAACCAAAAAATAACGCATAAACAATCAATAGGTACTGGTATTTTTATCGCTTATAAAGTCAAACTGGATAACCATAAAACAGTTTTTATTAAATATCAATCCAGCCCTAATCAACAACTTATTCAACAGGGAAAAGAGTTGCAATTATTAGGAAAAACCATTACTACACCCAAAGTGTTAGGGTGTTGTGAACATTGCCTAATCTTGGAGTGGATAAATGAATCTTTTAATCCAAATCTGCAATCTCAAGCTGGTATAGCTCTTGCTCATTTGCACCAAAATACACATGATTATTTTGGCTTTGAGATGGATAATAAAATCGGCCAAACTGACCAATTTAATGCGACAGGTGGCAACATTACGAATTGGTCAGAGTTTTATTGGAAATATCGCCTTTTGTATCAAATTGAACTTGCCTTTAAAAACAACTTACTAAATTATGATAATTATCAACAGCTACTTAACATAGAAACAAAATTGCTTCATTTGTTAGACAAGAGTATTAAACCTGCATTACTACACGGCGATTTATGGTCAGGAAATCTTATTAGTGGCAAAAACACCCCTTATTTTATTGATTCTGCTAGTTATTATGGTCATTGTGAAATAGATTTGGCACTAACCTTTATGTTTGGTGGATTTTCAGATGACTTTTATCATGCTTATCATAAAATTAACCCATCAAGTGCTGGTTTTAATCATAGAAAACCGTTATATATGTTGTATCATTATCTCAATCATTTAAATATGTTTGGTAGTGAGTATCACCAAAATGTGATGAGTTGCTACCACGCTTTATAG
- a CDS encoding thioredoxin family protein codes for MVSTQTPICDFNTLAIDFSLKGVDGKMHNLKSCQGENGLLLMFICNHCPYVKAIIDRIIRDTKALKKIGVNAVAIMSNNPNEYEADSFKNMQKIATSMNFPFPYLIDETQQFAKAYGAVCTPDFFGYNADLKLQYRGRLDASRKESAAVDIKHDLFDAMSQIATTGQGPKEQIPSMGCSIKWLPNID; via the coding sequence ATGGTTAGTACACAAACTCCAATTTGCGATTTTAACACCCTAGCAATTGACTTTAGCTTAAAAGGTGTTGATGGGAAAATGCACAATTTAAAAAGTTGTCAAGGTGAAAATGGTCTATTGCTGATGTTTATTTGTAATCATTGCCCTTATGTTAAAGCAATTATTGATCGTATCATTCGTGACACCAAAGCACTCAAAAAAATAGGGGTAAACGCCGTTGCAATCATGTCAAACAACCCAAATGAATATGAGGCTGACTCTTTTAAAAATATGCAAAAAATTGCCACAAGCATGAATTTCCCATTTCCCTACTTAATAGATGAAACTCAGCAGTTTGCTAAAGCATATGGCGCCGTGTGTACGCCCGATTTCTTTGGCTATAATGCTGATTTAAAATTGCAATACCGTGGTCGGCTTGACGCTTCACGCAAAGAATCTGCAGCAGTGGATATTAAACACGATTTATTTGATGCAATGAGCCAAATAGCCACAACTGGACAAGGCCCCAAGGAACAAATTCCCTCAATGGGCTGCTCAATCAAATGGCTACCTAATATTGACTAA
- the nth gene encoding endonuclease III — protein MNAETRTEMFGRLLKKIPNPTTELNYSTPFELLVAVTLSAQATDKSVNKVTDKLFPIANTPEAIFELGEDTLRDAIRTIGLFNSKAKHIIQACKILIEKYSSGVPETRKELEALPGVGRKTANVVLNTAFGHPTIAVDTHIYRVANRTAIASGKTVLEVEKKLVKFIPDEYQVPAHHLMILHGRYTCKARSPLCTECILLDLCEYEEKNL, from the coding sequence ATGAACGCCGAGACACGTACAGAAATGTTTGGAAGGTTGCTTAAAAAGATACCAAATCCAACCACAGAATTAAACTATTCAACACCATTTGAACTATTGGTGGCCGTGACATTATCCGCTCAAGCGACTGATAAAAGTGTTAACAAAGTCACTGATAAATTGTTTCCAATTGCCAACACGCCTGAAGCTATTTTTGAATTAGGCGAAGACACACTCCGAGACGCCATAAGAACCATTGGTTTGTTCAACTCAAAAGCCAAGCACATTATTCAAGCTTGTAAAATTTTAATTGAGAAATACAGTTCAGGTGTACCCGAAACTCGTAAAGAGTTAGAAGCGCTACCTGGTGTTGGTCGTAAAACTGCCAATGTTGTGCTTAATACTGCCTTTGGTCATCCAACAATTGCGGTTGATACGCATATTTATCGTGTGGCAAACCGTACCGCTATTGCCAGTGGCAAAACTGTATTAGAGGTAGAGAAAAAATTGGTTAAATTCATCCCTGATGAATACCAAGTGCCTGCGCACCACTTAATGATTCTACATGGTCGCTATACCTGTAAAGCCCGTTCTCCATTATGCACAGAGTGTATTTTGCTTGACCTTTGTGAATACGAAGAGAAAAACTTATAA
- a CDS encoding PhnA domain-containing protein, with amino-acid sequence MLNGARGTAVRNISLVTDNSEHIEGKIEG; translated from the coding sequence CTGCTAAACGGCGCGCGCGGTACGGCAGTACGTAATATATCATTAGTAACTGATAATTCTGAGCATATTGAAGGCAAAATAGAAGGGTAG
- a CDS encoding SulP family inorganic anion transporter yields MKFSRFFPFLVWFKFVNKASLKADLIAGLTGAVIVLPQGVAFATIAGLPPEYGLYTAMVTPIIAALFGSSLHLVSGPTTAISIVVFSSISHHAEPGSAEFVSLALTLTFLAGVYQLAFGLARLGAMVNFVSHTVIIGFTAGAAILIASSQLKHITGIFVPKGESFIHTLIDLYQGAGDANIYLIIIALATLITTVLTKKFFPKLPNLLLGMVVGSVLALYFKDFTTQIKLVGEIPAHLPPLSMPNFSFSTIKTLAPEAFAVALLGLIEAVSISRAVATKSNQRINPSQEFIGQGMSNIFGSFISSYAGSGSFTRSGLNFASGAKTPLSAIFSAVILMVIVLLIAPLTAYLPIAAMAGVILVVAYNLIDFHHIRETLSFSVEESAILITTFLATLFLELEFAIYLGVLLSLVLFLNKTSTPAIPTLSLDNAQTNGKKKFININKKPIKQCPQLKIIRIDMSIYFGSVNHIQKRIAAIVENERINHILIVASGINFIDLAGTEALISENNRLVKNNGGLYFVGLKASVYEFAAKSHFIQQIGRSHFFDSKSQAINHIHKKLEQKTCATCQALIFNECQP; encoded by the coding sequence ATGAAGTTCTCGCGTTTTTTCCCTTTTTTAGTCTGGTTTAAATTTGTCAATAAAGCTTCCCTTAAAGCGGATTTAATCGCAGGATTAACTGGCGCTGTTATTGTCCTACCCCAAGGTGTGGCATTTGCCACTATCGCAGGATTACCCCCTGAATATGGGTTATACACTGCAATGGTTACCCCAATCATTGCTGCACTGTTCGGCTCATCATTACATTTAGTTTCAGGACCAACCACAGCCATTTCTATCGTGGTTTTTTCCTCCATTAGTCATCACGCCGAGCCAGGCAGTGCTGAATTTGTATCATTAGCACTCACACTCACTTTTCTCGCTGGTGTTTATCAACTGGCATTTGGCTTGGCACGCCTGGGCGCAATGGTTAATTTTGTTTCACACACGGTCATTATTGGTTTTACGGCAGGTGCGGCTATTTTAATTGCCAGTAGTCAGTTAAAGCACATTACAGGCATCTTTGTACCCAAGGGCGAATCTTTTATTCATACTTTAATAGATCTCTATCAAGGTGCTGGAGATGCTAATATTTATCTCATTATTATTGCCTTAGCAACCCTCATCACAACTGTTTTAACCAAAAAGTTCTTTCCAAAATTGCCTAATTTACTATTAGGTATGGTTGTTGGTAGTGTGCTTGCCTTATATTTCAAAGACTTCACCACGCAAATTAAGCTAGTAGGCGAAATCCCTGCGCACTTACCGCCTTTATCCATGCCAAATTTTTCATTCTCTACGATTAAAACCCTCGCTCCTGAAGCATTCGCTGTTGCCTTACTTGGTTTAATCGAAGCAGTTTCAATCAGTCGTGCTGTAGCAACAAAGTCCAATCAACGCATTAACCCTAGCCAAGAGTTTATTGGCCAAGGCATGTCAAATATATTTGGTAGCTTTATTTCTAGCTATGCGGGTTCTGGTTCATTTACACGTTCAGGGCTCAACTTTGCATCAGGCGCAAAAACACCTTTGTCCGCTATTTTTTCTGCTGTTATATTAATGGTCATTGTGCTACTGATTGCACCACTCACCGCTTATTTACCCATTGCTGCCATGGCAGGTGTTATCCTTGTAGTTGCCTATAATTTAATTGATTTTCACCACATTCGTGAAACCTTAAGTTTTAGTGTGGAAGAATCTGCCATCCTAATAACCACTTTTTTAGCAACCCTCTTTCTTGAGCTAGAATTTGCTATTTACTTGGGTGTTTTACTCTCATTGGTTTTATTCCTTAACAAAACTTCTACACCTGCCATTCCTACTTTATCCCTAGACAATGCCCAAACCAATGGTAAAAAGAAGTTTATCAATATCAATAAAAAACCTATCAAACAATGCCCTCAACTCAAAATTATTCGTATTGACATGTCTATTTATTTTGGCTCGGTTAATCACATTCAAAAACGCATTGCTGCTATCGTAGAAAACGAACGCATTAATCATATTTTAATTGTTGCTAGTGGTATTAATTTTATTGACCTAGCAGGCACAGAAGCACTCATTTCAGAAAACAATCGCCTAGTAAAAAACAATGGTGGCTTATATTTTGTCGGACTTAAAGCCTCCGTTTATGAATTTGCCGCTAAGTCGCACTTCATCCAACAAATTGGCAGATCGCACTTTTTCGACTCAAAATCACAAGCTATTAATCATATTCATAAAAAACTAGAACAAAAAACCTGTGCAACTTGTCAAGCACTTATTTTTAATGAATGTCAACCTTAA
- the hisH gene encoding imidazole glycerol phosphate synthase subunit HisH, giving the protein MQSIAIIDYGMGNVRSVQKALEHIAPNDKVFLTDNADLITNADRIVFPGQGAIGACMKALTQHGLVDVIKRCVNEKPFLGICLGLQLLFDHSEENNGIDGLSIISGNVVKFAKNNLKVPHMGWNTVKQSIEHPLWHNINDNTRFYSVHSYYIEASHADVIAGSTNYGVDFTCAIAQDKLFAVQFHPEKSQHDGLQLLSNFVSWQV; this is encoded by the coding sequence GTGCAAAGTATTGCAATTATTGATTATGGCATGGGTAATGTGCGTAGCGTGCAAAAAGCACTTGAACATATCGCTCCCAATGATAAAGTTTTTTTGACTGATAATGCTGATTTAATCACAAATGCTGATCGCATTGTTTTTCCAGGACAAGGTGCAATAGGAGCATGTATGAAAGCATTAACACAACACGGATTAGTAGATGTTATCAAGCGTTGTGTTAATGAAAAACCATTTTTGGGTATCTGCTTAGGGCTGCAACTTTTATTCGATCATAGTGAGGAAAATAACGGCATTGATGGTTTATCTATCATTTCAGGTAATGTTGTTAAATTTGCTAAAAATAACCTCAAAGTGCCACACATGGGCTGGAATACGGTGAAACAATCAATAGAGCATCCGCTTTGGCATAATATTAATGACAATACGCGCTTTTATAGTGTGCATAGTTATTATATAGAAGCCAGTCATGCAGATGTGATTGCTGGTTCAACTAATTATGGTGTTGATTTCACTTGTGCTATTGCTCAAGACAAACTATTTGCAGTGCAATTTCATCCTGAAAAATCACAGCATGATGGTTTGCAATTGCTTAGTAATTTTGTTAGTTGGCAGGTTTAA
- the sbcB gene encoding exodeoxyribonuclease I, translating into MKTFYWYDYETFGISPKIDRISQFAGIRTDENFNILDEQRFYCKPTHDCLPSPEACFITGISPQLCEQKGMIEHEFIKKIHAQFSTPNTCIVGYNSIRFDDEFTRYTLYRNFIDPYAWHWQNGNTRWDILDVVRLCYALKKDASLKWVHDEQGKPIFKLDQLSLANDIEHANAHDALADVRATIAIAKIIKQTQPQLFDYGFSLREKKTVASKISLFEPILHTTGMYPAQLSCTRLSVALAYHPEYNDRALVFNLDQDPCILLELDIEALKTLIFTKQSKLPKEQKSLQIKELIFNKSPMFVPNVYKLEPKIVKQLNIDMNQCMQHLAFIKDNQLKISKVVQDLYKNDQKRIATKDVDQSLYDGFIDNADKRICNQIQALSVKELGVFHPKFKDKKLSTLLMHFKARNYPNTLTEDEKEAWFETVQGRVQTGENGYTTIDDYLTRISAIREQHPDQEELWQQLETYSKSFF; encoded by the coding sequence ATGAAAACATTTTATTGGTACGACTATGAAACTTTTGGCATTTCGCCAAAAATAGATAGAATCTCACAATTTGCTGGCATTAGAACTGATGAGAATTTTAATATTCTAGATGAGCAAAGGTTTTATTGCAAGCCAACTCATGATTGCTTGCCATCGCCTGAAGCTTGTTTTATAACTGGTATTAGCCCGCAATTATGCGAACAAAAAGGCATGATTGAGCATGAATTTATCAAAAAAATTCATGCTCAATTCTCAACACCAAATACCTGTATTGTGGGCTACAATTCAATTCGTTTTGATGATGAATTTACACGCTATACTTTGTATCGTAATTTTATCGACCCTTATGCTTGGCATTGGCAAAATGGCAATACTCGTTGGGATATTTTAGATGTTGTGCGACTGTGTTATGCGCTTAAAAAAGACGCAAGCCTTAAATGGGTTCATGATGAACAAGGCAAGCCAATATTTAAACTTGATCAATTGTCACTTGCTAATGATATTGAGCATGCAAATGCACACGATGCTCTAGCTGATGTACGTGCTACTATTGCCATTGCTAAAATTATCAAGCAAACACAACCTCAATTATTTGACTACGGTTTTAGCTTAAGAGAAAAGAAAACAGTCGCCTCGAAAATTAGCCTATTTGAGCCAATATTACATACAACTGGCATGTATCCAGCACAACTGTCTTGTACTCGATTGTCTGTTGCACTGGCTTATCATCCTGAGTATAACGACCGAGCGCTGGTGTTTAACCTTGATCAAGACCCTTGTATTTTGCTAGAACTTGACATTGAAGCACTTAAAACCTTGATATTTACCAAGCAATCCAAACTACCAAAAGAGCAAAAAAGCTTACAAATTAAAGAGTTAATTTTTAATAAAAGTCCGATGTTTGTCCCTAATGTTTATAAACTTGAGCCAAAAATTGTTAAGCAGTTAAATATTGATATGAATCAATGTATGCAGCATCTCGCTTTTATCAAAGATAACCAACTCAAGATTAGTAAAGTCGTACAAGATTTATACAAAAACGATCAAAAACGCATTGCAACAAAAGATGTAGACCAATCGCTTTATGATGGTTTTATTGACAATGCTGATAAGCGTATTTGCAACCAAATTCAAGCCTTGTCTGTTAAAGAATTAGGCGTGTTTCATCCAAAATTTAAGGACAAAAAACTCTCAACATTGCTCATGCACTTTAAAGCTAGAAATTATCCCAATACGTTAACTGAAGACGAAAAAGAAGCTTGGTTTGAAACTGTACAAGGGCGAGTCCAAACGGGTGAAAATGGCTATACAACCATTGATGATTACCTAACAAGAATTAGCGCAATAAGGGAACAGCATCCAGATCAAGAAGAATTATGGCAACAACTTGAAACTTATAGCAAGTCGTTCTTTTAG
- a CDS encoding tRNA threonylcarbamoyladenosine dehydratase, with amino-acid sequence MNNSCARTEILLGQQGLARLAESHVLIIGLGGVGGACAEALCRAGVGTLTLIDFDIVEKTDLNRQIIALNSTLGLSKVDVLADRLHDINLDTIIIKRHEFIDKNKAQAIALDTNLDFIADCIDAIAYKTILIDSCNQSKKPIISSMGAGGRLDPTQVKISRMDKTQNCALARKMRKQLRHIHASLKFPVVHSTEVPIKALPHQAVRTTDTTPTGRPRAVNGAISYMPNIFGLMMAGYIIQTLLKS; translated from the coding sequence ATGAATAACAGCTGCGCACGAACTGAAATATTATTAGGTCAGCAAGGATTAGCACGATTAGCAGAATCTCATGTTTTAATTATTGGTCTTGGTGGCGTTGGTGGCGCTTGTGCAGAAGCGCTTTGTAGAGCTGGCGTTGGCACATTAACTCTGATTGACTTTGACATTGTAGAAAAAACAGACCTTAATCGTCAAATTATTGCACTTAATTCAACACTTGGACTGTCCAAAGTAGACGTGCTGGCTGATAGACTGCATGATATCAACCTTGATACTATTATCATCAAGCGTCATGAATTTATAGATAAAAACAAAGCTCAAGCCATTGCACTTGATACCAACCTGGATTTTATTGCAGATTGTATTGATGCTATTGCTTATAAAACCATACTTATTGACAGTTGTAATCAATCCAAAAAACCTATTATTTCAAGTATGGGTGCGGGCGGAAGGCTTGATCCTACTCAAGTTAAAATTTCGCGCATGGATAAAACCCAGAACTGCGCCTTAGCACGTAAAATGCGCAAGCAACTTAGACATATTCACGCTTCACTTAAATTTCCCGTGGTACATTCAACAGAAGTGCCAATTAAGGCATTGCCACATCAAGCAGTACGCACAACTGACACCACCCCTACTGGTAGACCTAGAGCAGTGAATGGTGCAATCTCGTATATGCCCAATATTTTTGGGTTAATGATGGCAGGCTATATTATTCAAACTCTATTAAAATCATAA
- a CDS encoding cold shock domain-containing protein produces MSTTGKVKWFDAKKGFGFIEQESGNDVFVHFRAIQGDGYKSLEEGQEVEFDLEDGEKGPQAANVYPK; encoded by the coding sequence ATGTCTACAACAGGAAAAGTCAAATGGTTTGACGCAAAAAAAGGGTTTGGTTTTATTGAGCAAGAAAGTGGCAATGATGTATTTGTTCATTTTCGCGCTATTCAAGGCGATGGCTACAAGTCATTAGAAGAAGGTCAAGAAGTAGAGTTTGACCTAGAAGATGGTGAGAAAGGTCCGCAAGCTGCGAACGTTTACCCAAAATAA
- a CDS encoding DUF1841 family protein — METQLTQVIEIHPEYHKLISGIESDYFPESAEVNPYLH; from the coding sequence TTGGAAACTCAACTCACTCAAGTGATTGAAATTCATCCTGAATACCACAAACTAATTAGTGGCATTGAGTCTGACTATTTTCCAGAAAGTGCTGAGGTTAATCCTTATTTACATTAA
- a CDS encoding TfoX/Sxy family DNA transformation protein codes for MGELAQLRGLGDKSEEKLNKIGVYSKQDLQAKGTVPTFVELGEPHLCFLYALAGALENRS; via the coding sequence ATGGGTGAATTGGCACAATTAAGAGGCTTAGGTGATAAATCCGAGGAAAAACTCAACAAAATAGGCGTCTATAGCAAACAAGATTTACAAGCAAAAGGTACTGTTCCTACTTTTGTTGAATTAGGCGAGCCCCATTTGTGCTTTTTATATGCCTTGGCAGGTGCACTTGAAAATAGGAGCTGA